Proteins encoded by one window of Enterococcus faecalis:
- the dhaL gene encoding dihydroxyacetone kinase subunit DhaL — protein MELTVKDIQTWLDNYSKVIEEKKDYLSELDTPIGDGDHGNNMARGMAEYKIAFDKKVPTTITETFKVLSMALISKVGGASGPLYGTAFMNMTKATKDLETISSPEQLKEIVQQGLAGIQMRGKAEPGDKTMVDVWAPVAEVIGTEQFNEEKIEQFAEATKDWVAKKGRASYLGERAIGHIDPGAASSALLFEELVKVINQ, from the coding sequence ATGGAATTAACAGTAAAAGACATTCAAACATGGTTAGACAATTATTCAAAAGTTATTGAAGAAAAAAAAGACTATTTAAGTGAATTAGACACGCCGATTGGTGATGGGGATCACGGTAACAACATGGCTCGTGGTATGGCTGAATACAAAATTGCGTTTGACAAAAAAGTACCAACAACAATCACGGAGACATTTAAAGTCCTATCCATGGCTTTGATTTCAAAAGTTGGCGGAGCTTCTGGTCCTTTATATGGTACTGCGTTTATGAATATGACTAAAGCGACAAAAGATTTGGAAACCATCAGTTCGCCAGAGCAATTAAAAGAAATTGTTCAGCAAGGTCTAGCTGGGATTCAGATGCGTGGCAAAGCTGAACCAGGAGATAAAACGATGGTTGATGTCTGGGCACCTGTTGCTGAAGTAATTGGAACGGAACAATTTAATGAAGAAAAAATTGAACAATTTGCTGAAGCAACAAAAGATTGGGTGGCGAAAAAAGGACGTGCCTCTTATTTAGGGGAACGAGCAATTGGTCATATTGATCCAGGAGCAGCATCTAGTGCATTATTATTTGAAGAACTAGTCAAAGTAATCAATCAATAA
- a CDS encoding hydroxymethylglutaryl-CoA synthase has product MTIGIDKISFFVPPYYIDMTALAEARNVDPGKFHIGIGQDQMAVNPISQDIVTFAANAAEAILTKEDKEAIDMVIVGTESSIDESKAAAVVLHRLMGIQPFARSFEIKEACYGATAGLQLAKNHVALHPDKKVLVVAADIAKYGLNSGGEPTQGAGAVAMLVASEPRILALKEDNVMLTQDIYDFWRPTGHPYPMVDGPLSNETYIQSFAQVWDEHKKRTGLDFADYDALAFHIPYTKMGKKALLAKISDQTEAEQERILARYEESIVYSRRVGNLYTGSLYLGLISLLENATTLTAGNQIGLFSYGSGAVAEFFTGELVAGYQNHLQKETHLALLDNRTELSIAEYEAMFAETLDTDIDQTLEDELKYSISAINNTVRSYRN; this is encoded by the coding sequence ATGACAATTGGGATTGATAAAATTAGTTTTTTTGTGCCCCCTTATTATATTGATATGACGGCACTGGCTGAAGCCAGAAATGTAGACCCTGGAAAATTTCATATTGGTATTGGGCAAGACCAAATGGCGGTGAACCCAATCAGCCAAGATATTGTGACATTTGCAGCCAATGCCGCAGAAGCGATCTTGACCAAAGAAGATAAAGAGGCCATTGATATGGTGATTGTCGGGACTGAGTCCAGTATCGATGAGTCAAAAGCGGCCGCAGTTGTCTTACATCGTTTAATGGGGATTCAACCTTTCGCTCGCTCTTTCGAAATCAAGGAAGCTTGTTACGGAGCAACAGCAGGCTTACAGTTAGCTAAGAATCACGTAGCCTTACATCCAGATAAAAAAGTCTTGGTTGTAGCAGCAGATATTGCAAAATATGGATTAAATTCTGGCGGTGAGCCTACACAAGGAGCTGGGGCGGTTGCAATGTTAGTTGCTAGTGAACCGCGCATCTTGGCTTTAAAAGAGGATAATGTGATGCTGACGCAAGATATCTATGACTTTTGGCGTCCAACAGGCCATCCGTATCCTATGGTCGATGGTCCTTTGTCAAACGAAACCTACATCCAATCTTTTGCCCAAGTCTGGGATGAACATAAAAAAAGAACCGGTCTTGATTTTGCAGATTATGATGCTTTAGCGTTCCATATTCCTTACACAAAAATGGGCAAAAAAGCCTTATTAGCAAAAATCTCCGACCAAACTGAAGCAGAACAGGAACGAATTTTAGCCCGTTATGAAGAAAGCATCGTCTATAGTCGTCGCGTAGGAAACTTGTATACGGGTTCACTTTATCTGGGACTCATTTCCCTTTTAGAAAATGCAACGACTTTAACCGCAGGCAATCAAATTGGGTTATTCAGTTATGGTTCTGGTGCTGTCGCTGAATTTTTCACTGGTGAATTAGTAGCTGGTTATCAAAATCATTTACAAAAAGAAACTCATTTAGCACTCCTGGATAATCGGACAGAACTTTCTATCGCTGAATATGAAGCCATGTTTGCAGAAACTTTAGACACAGACATTGATCAAACGTTAGAAGATGAATTAAAATATAGTATTTCTGCTATTAATAATACCGTTCGTTCTTATCGAAACTAA
- a CDS encoding hydroxymethylglutaryl-CoA reductase, degradative, producing MKTVVIIDALRTPIGKYKGSLSQVSAVDLGTHVTTQLLKRHSTISEEIDQVIFGNVLQAGNGQNPARQIAINSGLSHEIPAMTVNEVCGSGMKAVILAKQLIQLGEAEVLIAGGIENMSQAPKLQRFNYETESYDAPFSSMMYDGLTDAFSGQAMGLTAENVAEKYHVTREEQDQFSVHSQLKAAQAQAEGIFADEIAPLEVSGTLVEKDEGIRPNSSVEKLGTLKTVFKEDGTVTAGNASTINDGASALIIASQEYAEAHGLPYLAIIRDSVEVGIDPAYMGISPIKAIQKLLARNQLTTEEIDLYEINEAFAATSIVVQRELALPEEKVNIYGGGISLGHAIGATGARLLTSLSYQLNQKEKKYGVASLCIGGGLGLAMLLERPQQKKNSRFYQMSPEERLASLLNEGQISADTKKEFENTALSSQIANHMIENQISETEVPMGVGLHLTVDETDYLVPMATEEPSVIAALSNGAKIAQGFKTVNQQRLMRGQIVFYDVADPESLIDKLQVREAEIFQQAELSYPSIVKRGGGLRDLQYRAFDESFISVDFLVDVKDAMGANIVNAMLEGVVELFREWFAEQKILFSILSNYATESVVTMKTAIPVSRLSKGSNGREIAEKIVLASRYASLDPYRAVTHNKGIMNGIEAVVLATGNDTRAVSASCHAFAVKEGRYQGLTSWTLDGEQLIGEISVPLALATVGGATKVLPKSQAAADLLAVTDAKELSRVVAAVGLAQNLAALRALVSEGIQKGHMALQARSLAMTVGATGKEVEAVAQQLKRQKTMNQDRALAILNDLRKQ from the coding sequence TTGAAAACAGTAGTTATTATTGATGCATTACGAACACCAATTGGAAAATATAAAGGCAGCTTAAGTCAAGTAAGTGCCGTAGACTTAGGAACACATGTTACAACACAACTTTTAAAAAGACATTCCACTATTTCTGAAGAAATTGATCAAGTAATCTTTGGAAATGTTTTACAAGCTGGAAATGGCCAAAATCCCGCACGACAAATAGCAATAAACAGCGGTTTGTCTCATGAAATTCCCGCAATGACGGTTAATGAGGTCTGCGGATCAGGAATGAAGGCCGTTATTTTGGCGAAACAATTGATTCAATTAGGAGAAGCGGAAGTTTTAATTGCTGGCGGGATTGAGAATATGTCCCAAGCACCTAAATTACAACGATTTAATTACGAAACAGAAAGCTACGATGCGCCTTTTTCTAGTATGATGTACGATGGGTTAACGGATGCCTTTAGTGGTCAAGCAATGGGCTTAACTGCTGAAAATGTGGCCGAAAAGTATCATGTAACTAGAGAAGAGCAAGATCAATTTTCTGTACATTCACAATTAAAAGCAGCTCAAGCACAAGCAGAAGGGATATTCGCTGACGAAATAGCCCCATTAGAAGTGTCAGGAACGCTTGTGGAGAAAGATGAAGGGATTCGCCCTAATTCGAGCGTTGAGAAGCTAGGAACGCTTAAAACAGTTTTTAAAGAAGACGGTACTGTAACAGCAGGGAATGCATCAACCATTAATGATGGGGCTTCTGCTTTGATTATTGCTTCACAAGAATATGCCGAAGCACACGGTCTTCCTTATTTAGCTATTATTCGAGACAGTGTGGAAGTCGGTATTGATCCAGCCTATATGGGAATTTCGCCGATTAAAGCCATTCAAAAACTGTTAGCGCGCAATCAACTTACTACGGAAGAAATTGATCTGTATGAAATCAACGAAGCATTTGCAGCAACTTCAATCGTGGTCCAAAGAGAACTGGCTTTACCAGAGGAAAAGGTCAACATTTATGGTGGCGGTATTTCATTAGGTCATGCGATTGGTGCCACAGGTGCTCGTTTATTAACGAGTTTAAGTTATCAATTAAATCAAAAAGAAAAGAAATATGGAGTGGCTTCTTTATGTATTGGCGGTGGCTTAGGACTCGCTATGCTACTAGAGAGACCTCAGCAAAAAAAAAACAGCCGATTTTATCAAATGAGTCCTGAGGAACGCCTGGCTTCTCTTCTTAATGAAGGCCAGATTTCTGCTGATACAAAAAAAGAATTTGAAAATACGGCTTTATCTTCGCAGATTGCCAATCATATGATTGAAAATCAAATCAGTGAAACAGAAGTGCCGATGGGCGTTGGCTTACATTTAACAGTGGACGAAACTGATTATTTGGTACCAATGGCGACAGAAGAGCCCTCAGTGATTGCGGCTTTGAGTAATGGTGCAAAAATAGCACAAGGATTTAAAACAGTGAATCAACAACGCTTAATGCGTGGACAAATCGTTTTTTACGATGTTGCAGATCCCGAGTCATTGATTGATAAACTACAAGTAAGAGAAGCGGAAATTTTTCAACAAGCAGAGTTAAGTTATCCATCTATCGTAAAACGGGGCGGCGGCTTAAGAGATTTGCAGTATCGTGCTTTTGATGAATCATTTATATCTGTCGACTTTTTAGTAGATGTTAAGGATGCAATGGGGGCAAATATCGTTAACGCTATGTTGGAAGGTGTGGTCGAGTTGTTCCGTGAATGGTTTGCGGAGCAAAAAATTTTATTCAGTATTTTAAGTAATTATGCCACGGAGTCGGTTGTTACGATGAAAACGGCTATTCCAGTTTCACGTTTAAGTAAGGGGAGCAATGGCCGGGAAATTGCTGAAAAAATTGTTTTAGCTTCACGCTATGCTTCATTAGATCCTTATCGGGCAGTCACGCATAACAAAGGAATCATGAATGGCATTGAAGCTGTAGTTTTAGCTACAGGAAATGATACACGCGCTGTTAGCGCTTCTTGTCATGCTTTTGCGGTGAAGGAAGGTCGCTACCAAGGCTTGACTAGTTGGACGCTGGATGGCGAACAACTAATTGGTGAAATTTCAGTTCCGCTTGCTTTAGCCACGGTTGGCGGTGCCACAAAAGTCTTACCTAAATCTCAAGCAGCCGCTGATTTGTTAGCAGTGACGGATGCAAAAGAACTAAGTCGAGTAGTAGCGGCTGTTGGTTTGGCACAAAATTTAGCGGCGTTACGGGCCTTAGTCTCTGAAGGAATTCAAAAAGGACACATGGCTCTACAAGCACGTTCTTTAGCGATGACGGTCGGAGCTACTGGTAAAGAAGTTGAGGCAGTCGCTCAACAATTAAAACGTCAAAAAACGATGAACCAAGACCGAGCCTTGGCTATTTTAAATGATTTAAGAAAACAATAA
- a CDS encoding AI-2E family transporter: MSLYQKFIQNERLRRFCVLALIIFVLYLSRSMITTILLTFIFTYLAVRLVHFVQRYMKIPTIVIVLLTYALVVFLIYLAITKYVPVLVNQTTQMINSVVDFYQSPHTDTNQVLQFIDQYLEKSNLLSQLQNGASMILRYIQDIGAVGLSFVMSFILSFFFMIEKKQMADFSKLFLKSDFDWFFQDIYYFANKFVNTFGVVMEAQFFIAVVNTVITTLALAIIGFTQLPSLAIMIFILSLVPVAGVIISCIPLSFIAYSQGGLNDVIYILALITIVHLFESYVLNPKFMSSKTELPIFYTFVILLVSERLFGVWGLIVGIPVFTFFLDVLKVKPIRGLKRLPNVKKNSSAE; encoded by the coding sequence ATGAGTTTGTATCAAAAATTTATTCAAAATGAACGTTTGCGACGTTTTTGCGTCCTTGCTTTGATTATTTTTGTGCTTTATTTATCCAGAAGCATGATTACAACAATTCTTTTAACATTTATCTTTACCTATTTAGCTGTTCGTTTGGTTCATTTTGTTCAACGCTATATGAAAATCCCGACGATTGTCATCGTTCTCTTAACCTATGCATTGGTTGTTTTTCTAATCTATTTAGCGATTACTAAATATGTTCCCGTTCTAGTTAACCAAACGACTCAAATGATTAATTCTGTAGTTGATTTTTATCAAAGTCCACATACAGATACAAATCAAGTATTGCAATTTATTGATCAATACTTGGAAAAATCTAACTTACTCTCTCAACTCCAGAATGGTGCTTCAATGATTTTACGCTACATTCAAGATATTGGCGCTGTCGGTTTATCATTTGTCATGTCCTTTATTTTAAGTTTCTTCTTTATGATTGAGAAGAAGCAAATGGCCGATTTTTCTAAGTTATTTTTAAAAAGTGATTTTGATTGGTTTTTTCAGGATATCTATTATTTTGCCAACAAGTTCGTCAACACATTTGGTGTCGTAATGGAAGCTCAGTTTTTCATTGCTGTGGTGAATACAGTCATTACTACCTTGGCCTTGGCGATAATCGGCTTTACTCAGTTACCTAGTTTAGCTATTATGATCTTCATTTTGAGCTTAGTCCCAGTTGCTGGTGTGATTATTTCCTGCATTCCGCTAAGTTTCATCGCTTATTCCCAAGGTGGCTTGAACGATGTGATTTATATCTTAGCTTTAATTACAATCGTCCATTTATTTGAATCTTACGTGCTAAATCCTAAATTCATGTCTAGTAAAACAGAGTTACCAATCTTTTATACGTTTGTCATTTTATTAGTTAGTGAGCGTCTCTTTGGTGTATGGGGACTTATTGTAGGAATCCCTGTGTTCACTTTCTTCTTAGATGTCTTAAAAGTAAAACCAATTCGTGGCCTGAAACGGCTACCTAATGTGAAAAAAAATAGTTCAGCAGAATAA
- a CDS encoding YdcF family protein, whose translation MQFYGDLTFLGVYLLGLFFIPSWRKKKKEHDWLPWMFGWTVFMFFSYVLYLEIIRGTAFFLIPIAFFGLFALFYFKEKRRLLNGTLFNIFLVVLATYLGITAIRTNNYFLITLAIIALLAIFIALALGLYALIIFLYWNAVVVMRKEGRSLGNLLTLLLAIGLTLLLIYNFFFQSLLPTWLSLPLTIAPFILTYFAFVFYNFLTVSTLYQFNQPKYTQDYIVVLGSGLINGEIVPPLLQARINKAIQFYKAQNRATLNPPKIVMSGGQGPDELLPESVAMKMYALTQGIPDDDILVEAHSKNTLENMRFSKETMIEDFGNANFQAIFTTNNYHLFRAGLFARMAGLKADGIGAKTAFYFLSNAFIREFIAIVVMYKRRHIIVCGLAAIGMVMLFLTGLIIQ comes from the coding sequence ATGCAATTTTATGGTGATTTAACCTTTTTAGGTGTTTATTTATTGGGTCTCTTTTTCATTCCCTCGTGGCGGAAAAAGAAAAAAGAACACGATTGGTTGCCGTGGATGTTTGGCTGGACTGTCTTTATGTTCTTCTCATATGTTTTATATTTAGAAATCATTCGTGGCACAGCCTTCTTTTTAATTCCCATTGCTTTTTTTGGCTTGTTTGCGCTCTTCTACTTCAAAGAAAAAAGGCGTTTACTGAATGGAACATTATTTAATATTTTTCTTGTGGTTCTAGCGACTTATTTAGGGATTACTGCGATTCGTACAAACAACTACTTTCTAATCACCTTAGCAATTATTGCCCTGCTGGCAATTTTTATCGCTTTGGCTTTAGGACTCTATGCCTTAATTATTTTCCTCTATTGGAATGCGGTCGTTGTTATGAGAAAAGAAGGTCGGTCTCTAGGAAACTTGTTGACGTTGTTGCTAGCAATTGGCTTAACATTACTATTAATTTATAATTTCTTTTTTCAATCGTTGTTACCAACTTGGCTCTCCTTACCATTAACTATTGCGCCATTTATTTTGACTTATTTCGCGTTTGTTTTTTATAATTTTTTAACTGTTTCTACGTTGTATCAATTTAATCAGCCAAAATATACACAGGATTATATTGTTGTGTTAGGTTCGGGGTTAATCAATGGTGAGATTGTGCCGCCGTTATTGCAAGCCCGCATCAACAAAGCCATTCAATTTTACAAGGCTCAAAATCGCGCAACGTTAAATCCGCCAAAAATCGTCATGTCTGGTGGTCAAGGCCCCGATGAATTACTTCCTGAAAGTGTCGCGATGAAAATGTATGCTTTGACACAAGGTATTCCTGATGATGATATTTTAGTAGAAGCTCATTCAAAAAACACACTAGAAAATATGCGTTTTTCCAAAGAAACAATGATTGAGGATTTTGGAAATGCTAATTTCCAAGCCATTTTTACTACAAACAATTATCACCTTTTCCGAGCGGGTCTTTTCGCTCGAATGGCTGGCTTAAAAGCTGATGGCATTGGTGCAAAAACCGCTTTTTATTTTTTATCTAACGCGTTTATTCGAGAGTTCATCGCCATTGTAGTGATGTACAAACGTCGCCATATTATTGTTTGCGGCCTAGCTGCCATCGGTATGGTTATGTTATTCTTAACAGGATTGATTATTCAGTAA
- a CDS encoding cold-shock protein, whose product METGTVKWFNSDKGFGFITAENGNDVFVHFSAIQGDGFKTLEEGQAVTFEIEEGQRGPQATNVTKA is encoded by the coding sequence ATGGAAACAGGTACAGTAAAATGGTTTAACTCAGACAAAGGCTTTGGCTTCATCACTGCAGAAAACGGAAACGATGTATTCGTACATTTCTCAGCTATCCAAGGTGACGGCTTCAAAACTTTAGAAGAAGGTCAAGCAGTAACTTTCGAAATCGAAGAAGGTCAACGTGGCCCTCAAGCAACTAACGTTACTAAAGCTTAA
- a CDS encoding ABC transporter ATP-binding protein yields MNNSIEITKICVALNNKNILNNLSLTLSTGSITCVVAPNGTGKTTFFKSIVQLIPLESGEVIVDKTSIKNRTDYNKKIFFIESANQLFANLTVYENMQVAAKLWKHDANFESITNLVGVNTYINKKIKHLSAGMKQKALLSVAIASGASFLIFDEPLNGLDIENVEYLTTVFLTLKEQGKTLLLSSHNIFEISKLCDAIYFLDSGILKSASLDYLQLKEEYYELYATKGRA; encoded by the coding sequence TTGAATAATTCAATAGAAATAACCAAGATCTGCGTAGCATTGAACAATAAAAACATCTTGAATAACTTGTCGCTTACATTAAGTACGGGATCAATCACATGTGTTGTTGCCCCAAATGGTACAGGAAAAACGACTTTTTTTAAATCAATCGTCCAACTTATCCCGCTCGAATCTGGTGAAGTAATAGTTGACAAAACATCAATCAAAAACAGAACTGACTACAATAAAAAAATCTTTTTCATAGAATCCGCGAATCAATTATTTGCAAATCTTACCGTTTACGAGAATATGCAAGTAGCGGCCAAGTTATGGAAACATGATGCTAATTTTGAATCCATCACTAACTTAGTCGGTGTTAACACGTACATAAACAAAAAAATTAAACACCTTTCTGCAGGTATGAAGCAAAAAGCCTTGCTCTCAGTCGCCATCGCTAGTGGTGCGTCTTTTCTGATTTTTGATGAGCCATTAAATGGTCTCGATATTGAAAATGTTGAGTACCTAACAACCGTCTTTCTTACTTTAAAAGAGCAAGGAAAAACATTACTTTTGTCATCTCATAATATTTTCGAAATAAGCAAGCTTTGTGATGCAATTTATTTTTTAGATAGCGGTATTCTGAAATCAGCGTCACTAGACTATCTACAATTAAAAGAAGAATACTACGAACTATATGCAACGAAAGGTCGTGCCTAA
- a CDS encoding helix-turn-helix domain-containing protein — protein MTLISRIKQLAQSRQLTLAQLERNVGISNGQIRRWDTSSPKVENLLKIADYFSVSLDYLMGRTQQTEINHQAPMTSTQKELHIHITTEELTEEEITQLEEEANRFLRFRKFEMTNS, from the coding sequence ATGACCTTAATTTCTCGCATTAAACAATTAGCTCAGTCAAGGCAACTAACCCTCGCCCAATTAGAAAGAAACGTCGGCATTTCCAATGGACAAATTCGTCGTTGGGATACCTCTTCGCCTAAAGTAGAGAATCTTTTAAAAATAGCAGACTATTTTTCTGTCTCCTTGGACTATTTAATGGGCCGCACCCAACAAACAGAGATTAATCATCAGGCACCTATGACAAGCACACAAAAAGAGTTACATATTCACATTACTACGGAAGAGTTAACAGAAGAAGAAATTACTCAGTTAGAGGAAGAAGCAAATCGTTTCTTGCGGTTCCGTAAATTTGAAATGACAAATTCTTAA
- a CDS encoding MFS transporter, with protein sequence MEKIKSYQEDSEVQKNRWWILVSVAMFTFMSTLDSSIVNIALPTISKEMSVPMNQAEWVVSIYLMVVCACLLLFGKIGDSFGKIKVYRIGTVIFTIGSLLCGFNQSLSFLLFARVVQSIGASMTMATNSGIITEVFPLNERGRALGAVGAFVSLGAIAGPGIGGLILSNFSWSYIFWINVPVGLVTILIGEKFLPKDITKTKEKIDFSGFACIAIAIMTFFGGIFLGQESGFGSLQSYLLFIIAIIALGLFIMVERKRKSPLIKFAIFKNKIFTLSLLSAVLIFASNFFVNVVIPFYLQDARKLSASYAGLLMMVFPLLMVVGAPLSGYLTDKIGPGILTFGGLLLLCCTSLMYMFLDMNSPIWYYVIATAIMGLGNALFQSPNNTMVMSSVEKQDLGVAGSMNSFARNLGMVIGIALSTTILYRGMSEAYGERVTTYLANRPDIFIVGMRETFFVAFLLCVAAFILTILRFRKTTK encoded by the coding sequence ATGGAGAAAATTAAAAGTTACCAAGAGGATTCTGAAGTGCAGAAAAATCGTTGGTGGATATTAGTTTCTGTGGCTATGTTTACCTTCATGTCTACATTAGATTCCAGCATTGTAAATATTGCTTTACCGACTATTTCAAAAGAAATGTCCGTACCCATGAATCAAGCGGAATGGGTCGTATCTATTTATTTAATGGTTGTCTGTGCTTGTTTATTATTATTTGGAAAAATTGGCGACAGTTTTGGAAAAATAAAAGTTTATCGAATTGGCACGGTTATTTTTACGATTGGTTCGTTACTTTGTGGCTTTAATCAATCGCTGAGCTTTCTATTATTTGCGCGAGTCGTTCAAAGTATTGGTGCTAGCATGACCATGGCGACCAATTCAGGAATTATTACGGAAGTATTCCCTTTAAATGAAAGAGGGCGGGCGCTTGGTGCAGTAGGAGCCTTTGTCTCTTTAGGCGCGATTGCTGGTCCTGGGATTGGTGGATTGATCTTATCAAACTTTTCTTGGTCGTATATTTTTTGGATTAATGTTCCTGTGGGGCTAGTTACAATTTTAATTGGTGAAAAGTTTCTACCAAAAGATATTACAAAAACAAAAGAAAAAATCGATTTTTCAGGATTTGCTTGTATTGCCATTGCGATTATGACGTTCTTCGGCGGGATTTTCCTCGGACAAGAGAGCGGGTTTGGCTCGTTACAATCCTATTTATTGTTCATTATTGCAATAATCGCATTAGGATTATTTATAATGGTTGAACGAAAAAGAAAAAGCCCACTTATTAAGTTCGCAATTTTTAAAAACAAAATTTTTACTTTAAGTTTATTGTCCGCCGTTTTAATTTTTGCCTCAAACTTTTTTGTAAATGTTGTCATTCCATTTTATTTGCAGGATGCACGCAAACTAAGTGCTAGTTATGCTGGTCTATTAATGATGGTATTTCCGTTATTAATGGTGGTTGGGGCTCCTCTGAGTGGCTATTTGACGGATAAAATTGGCCCAGGTATTTTAACATTTGGCGGATTGTTGCTCTTGTGCTGTACGTCGTTAATGTATATGTTTTTAGATATGAATTCGCCTATCTGGTATTATGTGATTGCAACAGCCATTATGGGCTTGGGAAATGCACTTTTCCAGTCTCCAAACAATACAATGGTTATGAGCAGTGTTGAAAAGCAAGATTTAGGTGTAGCAGGAAGTATGAATTCTTTTGCTAGAAACTTAGGAATGGTCATTGGGATTGCGTTGTCAACGACCATTTTATATCGTGGTATGAGCGAAGCCTATGGTGAACGAGTAACCACGTATCTGGCTAATCGCCCAGATATATTTATTGTGGGAATGCGTGAAACCTTTTTTGTCGCCTTTCTATTATGTGTGGCGGCCTTTATATTAACGATTTTACGTTTTCGGAAAACAACCAAATAA
- a CDS encoding metal-dependent hydrolase — MELIGHGHSCIEIRLNDGTNLLFDPFINGNPLADVSLEDLHPDYILITHGHSDHIGDMLAIAQANKATIIAIAEVATYAQSQGVKAHGMNLGGRYVFPFGSVKFVPALHSSGYEIDGVMTYMGEASGIILEAEDKKIYHAGDTALFSDMHLFAKDKSIDVAFLPIGDNYTMGPEDALEAVSYLNPEITIPIHYNTFPVIQQNPAIFVEQVVGGKVLNPGETILV, encoded by the coding sequence ATGGAACTGATAGGACATGGACATTCATGTATTGAAATTCGTCTAAACGACGGCACGAACCTTTTATTTGATCCTTTTATTAATGGCAACCCTTTAGCGGACGTTTCACTTGAAGATTTACACCCTGATTACATCTTAATCACCCACGGACACAGCGATCATATTGGCGATATGCTAGCAATTGCTCAAGCCAACAAGGCAACGATTATTGCGATAGCTGAAGTGGCTACGTATGCACAGTCGCAAGGGGTAAAAGCGCATGGAATGAATCTAGGTGGGCGTTATGTCTTTCCTTTTGGTTCGGTTAAATTTGTGCCAGCTTTGCATAGTTCCGGTTATGAAATAGACGGCGTAATGACCTACATGGGCGAAGCAAGTGGGATTATTTTAGAAGCAGAAGATAAAAAAATTTATCACGCTGGTGATACGGCGTTGTTTTCAGATATGCACCTTTTTGCAAAAGACAAATCCATTGATGTAGCGTTCTTACCAATTGGCGATAATTATACGATGGGACCAGAGGATGCGCTAGAAGCAGTCTCTTACTTAAATCCTGAAATAACCATTCCAATTCATTACAATACCTTTCCTGTTATCCAACAAAATCCAGCAATATTCGTAGAGCAAGTAGTTGGCGGGAAAGTATTAAACCCAGGAGAGACGATCCTAGTTTAG